A window from Citrus sinensis cultivar Valencia sweet orange chromosome 3, DVS_A1.0, whole genome shotgun sequence encodes these proteins:
- the LOC102627037 gene encoding probable trehalose-phosphate phosphatase D → MGIRSPSQPSDADSISKEICHENGEPAAILDSYSAWLAKHPSALDTFDRMVAAAKGKKIVVFLDYDGTLSPIVEDPDKAFMSDTMRMAVHEVAHFFPTAIVSGRCLDKVSRFVQLKNVVYAGSHGMDISTPAGSLKQNNPKHETRTVDEQGNEVVHFQPAQEFLPQIQEMIQVLEEKIKTIKGATVEDNKFCISVHFRRVDEDDINTLQEMVNSIVEAYPNFRISGGKKVMEIRPCIDWDKGRALEYLLDTFGFNNASDFLPLYIGDDKTDEDAFKVIRHMGRGYPIIVSSVPRETKALYSLRDPDEVMSFLRRLARWKKSLGIP, encoded by the exons ATGGGAATACGGTCACCATCACAGCCTTCAGACGCGGACTCCATCTCAAAAGAAATATGCCATGAAAATGGAGAACCAGCTGCTATTTTGGATTCGTACAGCGCGTGGCTG GCAAAGCATCCTTCGGCTTTGGACACATTTGATAGAATGGTAGCAGCagcaaaagggaaaaagatagTTGTGTTTTTGGATTATGATGGCACATTGTCACCAATCGTTGAAGATCCTGACAAAGCTTTCATGTCTGATACT ATGCGAATGGCAGTACATGAAGTGGCACATTTTTTTCCTACGGCAATTGTCAGCGGGAGATGTCTCGATAAG GTGAGCAGATTTGTGCAGCTAAAGAATGTGGTATACGCTGGGAGCCATGGGATGGATATATCAACCCCAGCGGGTTCTTTGAAGCAAAACAACCCCAAGCACGAGACTAGAACTGTTGATGAACAG GGTAACGAAGTTGTTCACTTCCAACCGGCACAAGAATTTTTGCCTCAAATTCAAGAG ATGATACAAGTACTGGAAGAAAAAATCAAGACGATCAAAGGGGCTACGGTTGAAGACAACAAATTTTGCATTTCTGTGCATTTTCGACGTGTTGATGAAGAT GACATAAACACCCTTCAAGAGATGGTCAATTCAATCGTGGAAGCTTACCCTAATTTTCGCATATCTGGGGGTAAAAAG GTAATGGAAATTAGGCCTTGTATCGACTGGGACAAAGGTCGAGCTTTGGAGTATTTGCTTGATACTTTTGGATTCAACAACGCAAGCGATTTCCTCCCACTGTACATAGGAGATGACAAAACTGACGAGGATGCTTTCAAG GTTATTCGTCACATGGGACGTGGATATCCCATTATTGTTTCTTCTGTTCCAAGGGAGACAAAGGCTTTGTACTCTCTACGTGACCCAGATGAGGTGATGTCGTTTTTACGGCGTCTTGCTAGGTGGAAGAAAAGCTTAGGTATTCCCTAG
- the LOC102616648 gene encoding DEAD-box ATP-dependent RNA helicase 31, with the protein MPIKLFPNLRLLNPPLSATRFPSMNLKPSVNSSRAIPAFRRIFPFKLKYLGLPTRVNSQQQQQQQLGLRKLSTRPFRPAASSEFGRRGSRAGEIRGSKNLIDDEAELSDWVSDLRTDSFHSNKRFSKDDDVSDFRKGSGRENRGSYSMKRRRKSDSDDSYDSSRRGNRNSVNSFSRNNISNNTSRFSRRSNSELEAGNVGRKTRFSNDDENDVGEERRRGMSGIRDLLSEEVSDNDDDDDDSVLRNNARSLIGLDKENGGMSVAISSPGKHDSFMSESRFDQCSISALSLKGIKDAGYEKMTIVQEATLPVLLKGKDVLAKAKTGTGKTVAFLLPSIEVVIKSPPVDRDQKRPPILVLVICPTRELATQAATEASTLLKYHPSIGVQVVIGGTRLALEQKRMQANPCQILVATPGRLRDHIENTAGFATRLMGVKVLVLDEADHLLDMGFRKDIEKIIAAVPKQRQTLLFSATVPEEVRQICHIALKRDHEFINTVEEGSEETHEQVRQMHLVAPLDLHFPLLYVLLREHVADNPEYKVLVFCTTAMVTRMVADLLGELKLNVREIHSRKPQSYRTRVSDEFRKSKGLILVTSDVSARGVDYPDVTLVIQVGLPSDREQYIHRLGRTGRKGKEGQGILLLAPWEEFFLSTIKDLPILKAPVPSVDPDTKKKVERALSHVEMKNKEAAYQAWLGYYNSNKKVGRDKYKLVELANEYSRSMGLDNPPAIPKLVLGKMGLRNIPGLRSK; encoded by the exons ATGCCCATTAAGCTATTCCCTAATCTACGCCTCCTCAATCCTCCCCTTTCAGCCACCCGTTTCCCTTCGATGAATTTGAAACCTTCTGTAAACTCTTCTCGGGCCATACCCGCTTTCCGCCGGATCTTccctttcaaactcaaataCCTAGGGCTTCCCACTCGCGTTAACtcccaacaacaacaacaacaacaactcgGCCTGCGGAAATTATCGACTCGTCCGTTTCGACCCGCGGCCAGTTCTGAGTTTGGTCGTAGAGGTAGTAGAGCAGGAGAAATTCGCGGTTCtaagaatttaattgatgACGAAGCGGAACTAAGTGATTGGGTCAGTGACTTACGGACCGACTCGTTTCATAGTAATAAACGTTTTAGTAAAGACGATGACGTTTCAGATTTCAGAAAGGGATCTGGTAGAGAAAACAGAGGTTCTTATTCAatgaaaaggagaagaaagagtGATTCGGACGACTCTTACGACTCTAGTAGGAGAGGTAATCGGAATTCGGTTAACTCATTTTCAAGGAATAATATTAGTAACAACACTTCAAGGTTTAGTAGGAGGTCTAATAGTGAATTGGAGGCTGGTAATGTGGGAAGAAAAACTCGTTTTTCGAATGATGATGAAAACGATGTGGGTGAAGAGAGGAGGAGAGGTATGAGTGGCATTAGGGATTTGCTTAGTGAGGAAGTTAGTGACAATGACGACGACGATGATGATAGTGTTTTGAGGAACAATGCTAGGAGTTTGATTGGATTAGATAAGGAAAATGGTGGGATGAGTGTGGCCATAAGTTCACCCGGCAAGCATGACTCCTTTATGAGTGAGAGCAG atttgatcaatgttcAATCTCTGCCTTGTCGCTGAAAGGAATCAAGGATGCTGGTTATGAGAAAATGACCATAGTTCAGGAGGCAACACTTCCTGTTTTACTTAAAG GTAAGGATGTTCTGGCTAAGGCTAAGACAGGCACTGGAAAAACTGTAGCATTTTTG CTTCCTTCTATTGAAGTGGTCATAAAATCTCCTCCGGTTGATCGTGACCAAAAGCGGCCCCCTATTCTTGTGCTTGTAATATGCCCTACCCGAGAGCTTGCAACTCAAGCTGCTACTGAAGCTAGTACTTTGTTGAAGTATCATCCATCTATTGGAGTTCAAGTTGTGATAGGAGGTACAAGACTTGCTTTAGAACAGAAGCGTATGCAAGCTAATCCTTGCCAG ATTCTTGTCGCTACACCTGGAAGGCTCAGAGACCATATTGAGAACACTGCAGGATTTGCAACAAGGCTGATGGGTGTGAAAGTCTTAGTACTTGATGAAGCTGATCATTTATTGGACATGGGATTTCGTAAAGACATTGAGAAGATAATTGCTGCTGTTCCAAAACAACGACAAACACTCCTCTTTTCTGCTACTGTTCCTGAAGAG GTCCGTCAAATTTGTCATATAGCTTTGAAAAGAGATCATGAATTTATCAATACCGTTGAAGAGGGAAGTGAGGAAACACATGAGCAG gTCAGACAGATGCATTTAGTTGCCCCACTAGATCTACACTTCCCTCTTCTATATGTTCTTCTGAGAGAGCATGTTGCTGATAACCCTGAATATAAG GTGCTTGTATTCTGCACAACTGCTATGGTAACCAGAATGGTTGCTGATCTTCTTGGTGAGCTGAAGTTGAATGTTAGAGAGATACATTCTAGAAAGCCACAGAGTTATAGAACTAGGGTTTCTGATGAATTCCGGAAGTCAAAGGGTCTGATACTTGTGACTTCTGATGTATCTGCGCGTGGGGTTGATTATCCTGATGTTACCCTTGTCATTCAG GTTGGCTTGCCATCTGATAGAGAACAATATATCCATCGACTTGGTAGAACTGGACGTAAGGGTAAAGAAGGGCAAGGCATATTGCTACTTGCACCTTGGGAGGAATTCTTTTTATCTACCATCAAGGATTTGCCAATATTGAAAGCTCCTGTACCTTCAGTTGATCCGGACACAAAGAAGAAG GTGGAACGTGCACTCTCACATGTGGAGATGAAGAACAAAGAAGCAGCATACCAGGCCTGGCTTGGTTATTATAATTCCAACAAGAAAGTGGGACGGGATAAGTATAAGCTTGTGGAGCTTGCAAATGAATATAGCCGAAGCATGGGGCTTGATAATCCTCCAGCCATTCCCAAGCTTGTTCTAGGCAAGATGGGCCTTAGGAATATCCCTGGTTTGCGTTCTAAATAG